Within the Methanobrevibacter thaueri genome, the region GCACCCATGAACATTTTGTCTGTCATAAACTAATTTTTGAATTATATATATGTTAAATATTTTGTTAGTTTATATAAAATAAAATCAAAATGCTGATTGGAAATTATTTTTCACTGGCTGAAATACCTGCCAGGTACCCTGTTGAAAATGCAATTTTAAGATTATACCCGCCGGTAGGTCCATGAGCATCCAAAACCTCACCTGCAAAATATAAACCTGGTGTTAATGTAGACTCCATTGTTTTTGGGTTTATATAATCCAAATCAACACCACCAATAGTTATTTTGGCCAATTTGCTGTTGAAACCAGTGATTTTAAAAGTGAATCTCTTAAGATTTTCAATCAATTTATTCTTGCTTTTCTTATTGATTTGGGATAATATAATGTCCTTTTCAATTCCTATTTCATCTAAAAAGAAATTGATGAAGCTGTTTGTCAAAAATAGTTTCAAGTAGTTTTTCAAGTGGGTCTTGCCCTTGGCTTGAAAGTCTTTTGTGAACTTCTCCTTCAGATTTTCACGTGAAAATTCCGGGCATAAATCAATAGCTATCTCCAAATCCAAATCGGGCTCATTTTCTAATAAGCTATATGTTATATCTCGGGATATCTCATTGCTCAGGTTTATGATGCCTGGGCCTGTCAGGCCAACATGTGAAAACAATACATTTCCCCTGACCTTGCTTTTCTTATAACTTATAATGACATCATACAGTGTTACTCCCGCAATATCTGACAAATCCCTTTTGGTTATCAATGGAGTGAGGCCATATTTGATGTCTGTTATAGGATGTGAAGTCAATGAGTAATTACTGATGTTGCAGCCCGTTTGCGGGTAGGTTACTCCGCCTGTGGCGATGATGATCTTCTCCGCTTTGATTTCATCATTGATGATAAAGCCTTCAGTTATAGTTTTAACTTCGAAGTTATAAGTTATACTTACATCTTCAAGAAGTTCGGTCAGACCATCAAGGACATCCCTTGATTTTCCGCTTTCGGGAAAAATTCTATTGTCATCCTCCTCAACAAAATCAAAATCAAAAAGCGCGAGTAAATCCTCGTTTGTAAATGAGTAAAATGAGTGTTTTAAAAAGTTTTTATTGTTAAAAAAAGTTAATAGCTGTTTGATTGGTTTGGAATTTGTAATATTGCATCTTCCACCTCCAGTCAAGAGTAGCTTGCGACCTAACTGGGAGTTTTTTTCAAGCAATATCACATTAGAGGAATTTTGACTGGCTGCGATTGCAGCCATGATTCCTGCTGGTCCTCCACCAATAATAGCTATATCGTATTCCTTCATAGAATCTAAGGAGTTAATCTGTGTCTGTCCCTTGGGAAGAGTACACATTCACGGATGTTTTCAGCACCGGTAAGTACCATGGTTAATCTGTCAGCACCGACTCCCCAACCTGCGTGTGGAGGCATTCCGTATTCAAACGCTTTCAAGTAGCTGCCAAATCCTGCAGGGTTCAATCCTCTTTCCTCGATTTGTTTTACGAGCAAGTCATATTGGTGTACACGGGTAGCACCTGAGGATAATTCTAAATTGTTATACATTAAGTCAAATGCATGAGAGTATTGTTCTTCGCCTTCAACAGGCATTACGTAGAACGGTTTGATTTCACTAGGCCATCTGGTAAGGAAGTAGAATCCTCCCATTGTGTCTCCTAAAGCCTTTTCAGCTTCACGGGATAGGTCTTCTCCCCATTCCATAGGAACATCT harbors:
- a CDS encoding BaiN/RdsA family NAD(P)/FAD-dependent oxidoreductase, with amino-acid sequence MCTLPKGQTQINSLDSMKEYDIAIIGGGPAGIMAAIAASQNSSNVILLEKNSQLGRKLLLTGGGRCNITNSKPIKQLLTFFNNKNFLKHSFYSFTNEDLLALFDFDFVEEDDNRIFPESGKSRDVLDGLTELLEDVSITYNFEVKTITEGFIINDEIKAEKIIIATGGVTYPQTGCNISNYSLTSHPITDIKYGLTPLITKRDLSDIAGVTLYDVIISYKKSKVRGNVLFSHVGLTGPGIINLSNEISRDITYSLLENEPDLDLEIAIDLCPEFSRENLKEKFTKDFQAKGKTHLKNYLKLFLTNSFINFFLDEIGIEKDIILSQINKKSKNKLIENLKRFTFKITGFNSKLAKITIGGVDLDYINPKTMESTLTPGLYFAGEVLDAHGPTGGYNLKIAFSTGYLAGISASEK